One segment of Alnus glutinosa chromosome 2, dhAlnGlut1.1, whole genome shotgun sequence DNA contains the following:
- the LOC133861563 gene encoding reticulon-like protein B8 isoform X1, protein MPEKTTAENIFGSIVETLAESGSKQKSVSFFGEEKSNPVASQFNRLFGRQKPVYNLLGGGKSADVLLWRNKKVSASFLTGATAIWVLFEWLEYHCLTLVFFALVLGMLAQFIWSNASGLFSSGRSQTKVPRLVLPEEIFVNIAITISAEVNRALSFLQDVASGGNIKQLLVVLASLWAAAVLGSWFSFLTVLYVGIVAAHTLPVFYERYEDQVDSFVYKVLQQIQDNYRKLDDGVLSKIPKGKLKGKKFE, encoded by the exons ATGCCTGAGAAAACAACTGCTGAGAATATTTTTGGCAGCATTGTGGAAACTCTTGCTGAGAGTGGTTCAAAGCAGAAATCTGTGTCATTTTTTGGGGAAGAGAAATCAAACCCTGTTGCTTCTCAATTCAATCGTCTGTTTGGACGCCAGAAGCCTGTCTACAATCTTTTGGGGGGAGGAAAAT CTGCTGATGTGTTGTTATGGAGGAACAAGAAGGTCTCAGCTAGTTTCTTAACTGGTGCAACAGCAATCTGGGTGCTCTTTGAATGGCTTGAGTACCATTGTTTAACACTTGTATTCTTCGCTCTTGTTCTTGGTATGCTTGCTCAGTTTATTTGGTCGAATGCTTCTGGCTTATTCAGCAG TGGCAGGTCACAAACTAAGGTTCCCCGTCTTGTCCTGCCCGAGGAGATATTTGTCAACATTGCCATCACAATAAGTGCTGAGGTTAATCGAGCTTTGAGTTTCCTTCAGGATGTTGCAAGCGGAGGAAACATTAAGCAATTACTTGTG GTTTTAGCAAGCTTGTGGGCTGCTGCTGTGTTAGGAAGCTGGTTCAGTTTTCTGACTGTTCTGTATGTTG gtaTTGTTGCTGCCCACACACTGCCAGTCTTTTATGAGAGGTATGAAGATCAAGTTGACAGCTTTGTGTATAAGGTCCTCCAACAGATTCAAGATAACTACCGCAAGCTGGATGATGGTGTCCTTAGCAAGATCCCTAAGGGAAAGCTCAAGGGAAAGAAGTTTGAGTAG
- the LOC133861563 gene encoding reticulon-like protein B8 isoform X2, with translation MPEKTTAENIFGSIVETLAESGSKQKSVSFFGEEKSNPVASQFNRLFGRQKPVYNLLGGGKSADVLLWRNKKVSASFLTGATAIWVLFEWLEYHCLTLVFFALVLGMLAQFIWSNASGLFSRSQTKVPRLVLPEEIFVNIAITISAEVNRALSFLQDVASGGNIKQLLVVLASLWAAAVLGSWFSFLTVLYVGIVAAHTLPVFYERYEDQVDSFVYKVLQQIQDNYRKLDDGVLSKIPKGKLKGKKFE, from the exons ATGCCTGAGAAAACAACTGCTGAGAATATTTTTGGCAGCATTGTGGAAACTCTTGCTGAGAGTGGTTCAAAGCAGAAATCTGTGTCATTTTTTGGGGAAGAGAAATCAAACCCTGTTGCTTCTCAATTCAATCGTCTGTTTGGACGCCAGAAGCCTGTCTACAATCTTTTGGGGGGAGGAAAAT CTGCTGATGTGTTGTTATGGAGGAACAAGAAGGTCTCAGCTAGTTTCTTAACTGGTGCAACAGCAATCTGGGTGCTCTTTGAATGGCTTGAGTACCATTGTTTAACACTTGTATTCTTCGCTCTTGTTCTTGGTATGCTTGCTCAGTTTATTTGGTCGAATGCTTCTGGCTTATTCAGCAG GTCACAAACTAAGGTTCCCCGTCTTGTCCTGCCCGAGGAGATATTTGTCAACATTGCCATCACAATAAGTGCTGAGGTTAATCGAGCTTTGAGTTTCCTTCAGGATGTTGCAAGCGGAGGAAACATTAAGCAATTACTTGTG GTTTTAGCAAGCTTGTGGGCTGCTGCTGTGTTAGGAAGCTGGTTCAGTTTTCTGACTGTTCTGTATGTTG gtaTTGTTGCTGCCCACACACTGCCAGTCTTTTATGAGAGGTATGAAGATCAAGTTGACAGCTTTGTGTATAAGGTCCTCCAACAGATTCAAGATAACTACCGCAAGCTGGATGATGGTGTCCTTAGCAAGATCCCTAAGGGAAAGCTCAAGGGAAAGAAGTTTGAGTAG